In one Deltaproteobacteria bacterium genomic region, the following are encoded:
- a CDS encoding LLM class F420-dependent oxidoreductase, giving the protein MRLGLMVGYWMPDPWDPTELVCEAERLGYDSAWTAEAYGSDVFSPLCWIGAKTSKIKLGTGIMQMAARTPACVAMTATTIDHLTNGRLILGVGVSGPQVVEGWYGQPFPKPMGRTREFFDLVRTMIRREGPVTFHGEHYQLPISGGAQLGKPLKLITHPRRAEIPMYLGAEGPQNVKMATEIADGWLPLFYSPFRPDIYKESLRSLKPGFDIACPVTVVIGDDLESCLIPVKWALAFYIGGMGAASKNFHLNLIGRLGFEAEARTVQKLFLEGKRTEAVAAVPDKLADEISLAGPPARVKDRLQAWRESPVTTILAGTRDAGTLRLLAEAAL; this is encoded by the coding sequence ATGCGCCTCGGCTTGATGGTCGGCTACTGGATGCCCGATCCCTGGGACCCGACGGAGCTCGTGTGCGAAGCCGAACGGCTCGGATACGATTCCGCGTGGACGGCGGAGGCCTACGGCTCGGACGTCTTCTCACCGCTGTGCTGGATCGGCGCCAAGACGAGCAAGATCAAGCTCGGAACCGGCATCATGCAAATGGCCGCGCGGACGCCCGCCTGCGTGGCGATGACCGCGACGACCATCGACCACCTCACGAACGGGCGCCTGATCCTCGGGGTCGGCGTGTCCGGACCGCAGGTCGTCGAAGGATGGTACGGGCAGCCGTTCCCCAAGCCCATGGGACGCACGCGCGAGTTCTTCGATCTCGTGCGCACGATGATCCGGCGCGAAGGGCCGGTCACGTTCCACGGTGAGCACTACCAGCTGCCGATCAGCGGCGGCGCCCAACTCGGCAAGCCGCTCAAGCTCATTACTCACCCGCGACGCGCAGAGATCCCGATGTATCTCGGCGCCGAGGGCCCGCAGAACGTCAAGATGGCGACCGAGATCGCCGACGGCTGGCTGCCGCTGTTCTACTCGCCGTTCCGCCCGGACATCTACAAGGAATCGCTGCGGAGCCTGAAGCCGGGATTCGACATCGCATGTCCCGTCACGGTCGTGATCGGCGACGACCTCGAATCGTGCCTGATCCCGGTCAAGTGGGCGCTCGCCTTCTACATCGGCGGCATGGGCGCAGCATCGAAGAACTTCCATCTCAACCTCATCGGGCGGCTCGGCTTCGAGGCGGAAGCACGGACCGTCCAGAAGCTGTTCCTCGAGGGCAAGCGGACCGAAGCGGTGGCCGCGGTGCCCGACAAGCTCGCCGACGAGATCTCGCTCGCGGGACCGCCGGCGCGTGTGAAGGACCGCCTGCAGGCGTGGCGCGAGAGCCCCGTCACCACCATCCTCGCCGGCACCCGCGACGCCGGCACGCTGCGCCTGCTCGCCGAGGCGGCCCTCTGA
- a CDS encoding serine hydrolase, whose amino-acid sequence MRSAREGSHRRPRAHRADDRSDGSRTGSNSRGNRGARPDSGSVRWEAAWDEADPSSWPARCAGAAGTRRGGHDSLLRAGPFQATITRVSCRIVTRCRVPSSLTSVTTIRPNVETPPRDVGVDPAAVDRIWEAAEEIYRSGIHPALALCVRHRGEVLLDRALGHAHGNGPYDRPEGPKVLATPDTPFGMMSATKAVTAMVVHLLDERNLLRIDDRVC is encoded by the coding sequence ATGCGTTCCGCGCGGGAGGGGAGCCACCGGCGACCTCGCGCGCATCGGGCCGACGATCGAAGCGACGGAAGTAGAACAGGTTCTAATTCGAGAGGCAACCGCGGCGCGCGTCCGGATAGTGGGTCAGTTCGATGGGAGGCGGCGTGGGACGAAGCCGATCCGTCTTCGTGGCCGGCCCGGTGCGCCGGTGCCGCGGGGACCCGACGCGGCGGGCACGATTCACTCCTGCGCGCCGGGCCGTTCCAGGCTACGATCACGCGCGTGTCGTGCCGCATCGTCACCCGTTGTCGTGTTCCGTCCTCGCTCACCTCGGTCACCACGATCCGGCCGAACGTCGAGACGCCCCCGCGCGACGTGGGCGTCGACCCGGCCGCCGTCGATCGCATCTGGGAGGCGGCGGAGGAGATCTACCGGAGCGGCATCCACCCCGCGCTCGCCCTCTGCGTGCGCCATCGCGGCGAGGTGCTCCTCGATCGCGCGCTCGGCCACGCGCACGGCAACGGCCCGTACGACCGGCCGGAGGGACCGAAGGTGCTCGCGACCCCGGACACGCCCTTCGGGATGATGTCGGCGACCAAGGCGGTGACGGCCATGGTCGTCCACCTCCTCGACGAGCGCAACCTGCTCCGCATCGACGACCGGGTCTGCG